The Vibrio splendidus genome has a window encoding:
- a CDS encoding carbohydrate ABC transporter permease — protein sequence MPSERSMYILTKILMVMLGILLVVSALITVFPFVWSALLSTRDRSEIFGTGISFAIGDSLAINYAKLLEIMPFWKAMFNSIYVAFLGTTISLLFCSMGGYAFAVFKFRGKNVLFGMLVGSMAIPPVLSLIPYFMIVKFLGLLDNHMAVWLPFTTTPFGIFLMRQHVIASIPKELLEAAKLDGAGEFRTYWSVVLPLMKPALATLAIVQFVFFWNMFMQPLVVLNNPDNYVITQALRSVQGIPNTPWGAVMLGTTISILPLVITYLFASKQMISGLTSGAVKG from the coding sequence ATGCCAAGCGAACGCAGCATGTACATTCTGACTAAGATCTTGATGGTCATGTTAGGCATCTTACTGGTTGTTTCAGCGCTGATTACAGTCTTTCCATTTGTATGGTCGGCACTGCTATCAACGCGTGACCGTTCTGAAATTTTTGGCACGGGCATTAGCTTTGCGATTGGCGATAGCCTGGCGATTAACTACGCCAAATTGCTTGAAATCATGCCGTTTTGGAAAGCGATGTTTAACTCGATTTATGTGGCTTTCTTAGGCACCACCATCTCGCTGCTGTTTTGTAGCATGGGTGGCTACGCGTTTGCTGTGTTTAAGTTCCGCGGTAAGAACGTGTTGTTTGGCATGCTGGTTGGCTCAATGGCGATTCCGCCGGTGCTTAGCTTGATCCCTTACTTCATGATCGTGAAATTCTTAGGCTTGTTGGATAACCACATGGCGGTATGGCTACCGTTCACTACGACACCATTTGGTATCTTTTTGATGCGTCAGCACGTGATTGCATCGATTCCAAAAGAGCTACTTGAAGCGGCGAAATTGGATGGTGCTGGTGAGTTCAGAACGTACTGGAGTGTGGTATTGCCACTGATGAAGCCTGCCTTAGCAACACTGGCTATCGTTCAGTTCGTTTTCTTCTGGAACATGTTTATGCAGCCTCTCGTGGTGCTTAACAACCCAGATAATTACGTGATTACACAGGCGTTACGAAGCGTTCAAGGCATTCCGAATACGCCATGGGGCGCGGTAATGCTAGGCACCACAATTTCTATTTTACCACTCGTGATTACTTACTTGTTCGCATCGAAACAGATGATCAGTGGTTTAACGTCCGGCGCAGTCAAAGGTTAG
- a CDS encoding GH36-type glycosyl hydrolase domain-containing protein, which produces MMKFGYFDDKNKEYVATTPCTPIKWCNYVGTLDFGGIVDSNGGVLLCKGDPALNRITKYIAQLPNSDFKGSTMYLKVRDEAGNVEVFSPFYTPTLKPLDKFENHTGLSYTTIIAEAFGVRCEATFFVPKADQVLLQDIKVTNISDKALHVDVVPVYEFTHFDALKQLLNADWVPQTMTLKAHQQESGYTVLEQYAFMKRDYAVNLMTADRPATSFDGDRQSFLGNLGYGTWAAPEALNNDELGNTECLRGDNIGALNLRLGWLSPEQTERTIVQIAQEQSLEAALPLLAKYRDHQVVDSAFAELAEHWDGYLQAVQVETPDPAMNSMLNVHNPRQCHTTKNWSRYLSLYQLGYGARGIGFRDSSQDTLGVITHMPEEAREFIERLLSVQNTNGSAMHQFFPSTMEANAGDSREEEDRPDYYGDDHLWIIYAVTQYVKETGNADFLNKDIPFYQKDKAGNPVETGTVWNHLCRTIEFTYCNTGEHGLPLLGFADWNDTVNLPTGAESMMVANMYGKALLDMLDLCELRGEAQLTAKFKDQYQQMQSTVNECGWDGEWFVRYFDEQGLPIGSHKNEQGQIYTNGQSWPVISGFATQERATQALDSVYNKLNTTNGIKLSTPGYNGFDPQLGGVSTYPPGAKENGGIFLHSNPWVMIAEAKMGNGERAYEYYRQINPASKNDDIDTFESEPYCYPQNILGDEHKQFGLGRNAWLSGTSSWTYVAGTQWILGVRPEVDGLLVDPCIPADWPEFKVRRQFRGATYHIHVTNPNNVCKGVVEMKVNGDLISGNKAPVFTSGEHTIEVILG; this is translated from the coding sequence ATGATGAAATTCGGATATTTTGACGATAAAAACAAAGAATACGTAGCAACCACGCCGTGCACACCGATCAAATGGTGTAACTATGTCGGCACATTAGATTTCGGTGGCATTGTTGATAGCAACGGTGGTGTGCTGTTGTGTAAGGGCGATCCTGCACTCAACCGCATCACTAAGTACATTGCTCAATTGCCAAACTCAGATTTCAAAGGCTCGACCATGTACCTCAAGGTACGTGACGAAGCGGGCAACGTAGAGGTGTTCTCACCTTTCTACACGCCAACCTTGAAGCCGTTAGATAAGTTCGAAAACCACACCGGTTTGTCATACACCACCATTATTGCAGAAGCCTTTGGTGTGCGTTGTGAAGCGACGTTCTTTGTACCAAAAGCTGACCAAGTACTGCTACAAGACATCAAAGTGACCAACATTTCAGACAAAGCGCTACACGTTGATGTGGTGCCTGTTTACGAATTCACACACTTCGATGCGCTTAAACAGCTACTCAATGCGGACTGGGTTCCACAAACCATGACGCTAAAAGCACACCAGCAAGAGTCGGGTTATACCGTGCTTGAGCAGTATGCTTTCATGAAGCGTGACTACGCGGTGAACCTGATGACAGCGGATCGCCCTGCGACGTCTTTTGATGGTGATCGCCAATCGTTCCTAGGGAATTTGGGCTACGGCACATGGGCAGCACCAGAAGCACTAAACAATGATGAATTAGGCAATACTGAGTGTTTGCGTGGCGACAACATTGGTGCACTTAACCTGCGCCTAGGTTGGTTATCTCCAGAGCAGACAGAACGTACGATTGTACAAATTGCGCAAGAACAGAGCCTAGAAGCTGCACTTCCTCTGCTGGCTAAATATCGTGACCATCAAGTGGTCGATTCTGCTTTCGCTGAACTGGCTGAACATTGGGATGGTTACCTACAAGCGGTTCAGGTTGAAACGCCAGATCCGGCAATGAACTCAATGCTTAACGTACATAACCCACGTCAGTGTCACACAACCAAAAACTGGTCTCGTTACCTGTCTCTGTACCAGCTTGGTTATGGGGCTCGTGGCATCGGTTTCCGTGATTCTTCGCAAGATACTTTAGGCGTAATTACTCACATGCCGGAAGAGGCGCGTGAGTTCATTGAGCGTCTGTTATCTGTGCAAAACACCAACGGTTCTGCGATGCACCAGTTCTTCCCATCAACGATGGAAGCGAACGCGGGTGACTCACGTGAAGAGGAAGATCGCCCTGATTATTACGGCGATGATCACCTGTGGATCATCTACGCGGTGACGCAATATGTGAAAGAAACCGGCAATGCAGACTTCTTGAATAAAGATATTCCGTTCTATCAAAAAGACAAAGCGGGCAACCCAGTCGAAACGGGAACCGTGTGGAATCACCTGTGCCGTACGATTGAATTTACTTACTGCAATACTGGTGAACACGGTCTACCGCTACTGGGTTTTGCTGACTGGAATGACACGGTGAACCTGCCAACGGGTGCTGAATCGATGATGGTGGCGAACATGTACGGCAAAGCACTGCTCGACATGTTGGACTTGTGTGAGCTGCGTGGTGAAGCGCAACTGACGGCTAAGTTTAAAGATCAGTACCAACAGATGCAGAGCACAGTCAATGAATGCGGCTGGGATGGCGAATGGTTTGTTCGTTACTTTGATGAGCAGGGCTTGCCGATCGGTTCTCATAAAAATGAACAAGGGCAGATCTACACCAACGGTCAAAGCTGGCCTGTAATCTCTGGTTTCGCGACTCAAGAACGTGCAACGCAAGCGCTAGATTCGGTTTACAACAAACTGAACACTACCAATGGCATCAAGCTTTCAACTCCGGGTTACAACGGCTTTGATCCTCAGCTAGGTGGCGTATCGACTTACCCACCAGGTGCGAAAGAGAACGGCGGTATCTTTTTGCATTCAAACCCATGGGTGATGATCGCAGAAGCGAAAATGGGCAACGGTGAGCGTGCTTACGAGTACTACCGTCAAATCAACCCAGCTTCCAAAAATGATGACATCGATACCTTTGAATCTGAACCTTACTGCTACCCACAAAACATTCTGGGTGACGAGCACAAACAGTTCGGTTTAGGACGCAATGCGTGGCTTTCTGGTACTTCATCTTGGACTTACGTGGCGGGTACGCAGTGGATTCTGGGTGTTCGCCCTGAAGTGGATGGCTTGCTGGTGGACCCATGTATTCCGGCGGATTGGCCTGAATTTAAAGTCCGTCGTCAGTTCCGTGGTGCGACTTATCATATTCATGTCACTAACCCGAATAACGTGTGTAAGGGCGTGGTTGAGATGAAGGTCAACGGTGACCTAATTTCAGGTAATAAAGCGCCAGTGTTTACCTCTGGTGAGCACACCATCGAGGTGATTTTAGGTTAA
- a CDS encoding ABC transporter substrate-binding protein, producing MKFKTLALSCAVALGLGTTAANAADKEIRFDGFPDFDSSLKVLLPDFEKETGIKVDYLMNNHGDHHTKLTTNLATGSGAGDVIVVDVEKIGPFVGSGGLVNLSENYGADKYEERFAPYAWAQGKGADGDMYGIPVDLGPGVMYYRTDVFEKAGIDVEEAIKDWDSYIAAGEKLKEQNVQLIASAADVAQAIIFTTVPEGEGLYFDKDGNPVVTSERFVHAFEVAKEIRDKGLDGRILAWSNEWYEGFRNGTFATQLSGAWLLGHLNNWIAPETKGKWAVENLPDGIYGSWGGSFLSIPTQSENPDEAWALIEYMTTDREVQLKHFETIAAFPANITTYDDELFQEEMEFLGGQKARLLFAEVAQNIKPVSPAQGDHVARSIILENALMEVLDEGKDIKTALKEAERLIKRRTRNL from the coding sequence ATGAAATTTAAGACCTTAGCGCTTTCATGCGCGGTTGCTTTAGGATTAGGTACAACAGCTGCAAATGCAGCAGACAAAGAAATTCGTTTCGACGGTTTCCCTGATTTCGATAGCAGCCTGAAGGTATTACTGCCTGATTTCGAAAAGGAAACGGGTATCAAAGTTGATTACCTTATGAACAACCACGGTGACCACCACACGAAACTCACAACGAACCTTGCAACGGGTTCTGGTGCCGGTGATGTGATTGTTGTCGACGTTGAGAAAATTGGTCCATTTGTTGGCTCTGGCGGCCTAGTTAACCTGTCTGAAAACTACGGTGCAGATAAATACGAAGAACGATTCGCACCTTACGCATGGGCACAAGGCAAAGGCGCTGACGGCGATATGTATGGTATCCCTGTCGACCTAGGTCCTGGTGTTATGTACTACCGCACCGACGTATTCGAAAAAGCGGGCATTGATGTAGAAGAAGCAATCAAAGATTGGGATTCATACATCGCTGCTGGTGAAAAACTGAAAGAGCAAAACGTACAACTTATCGCTTCGGCAGCCGACGTGGCACAAGCGATTATCTTCACGACCGTTCCTGAAGGTGAAGGTCTGTACTTCGATAAAGATGGCAACCCAGTGGTGACATCAGAGCGTTTTGTTCACGCTTTTGAAGTAGCAAAAGAGATTCGCGACAAAGGCTTAGACGGCCGCATTCTGGCTTGGTCTAACGAATGGTACGAAGGCTTCCGCAACGGCACATTTGCAACTCAACTTTCTGGCGCTTGGCTTCTTGGTCACCTAAACAACTGGATTGCTCCTGAAACCAAAGGTAAGTGGGCAGTAGAAAACCTACCTGATGGCATCTACGGCAGCTGGGGTGGTTCATTCCTTTCTATTCCAACTCAATCAGAAAACCCAGATGAAGCTTGGGCGCTTATTGAATACATGACGACGGATCGTGAAGTACAGCTTAAACACTTCGAAACGATTGCTGCCTTCCCTGCGAACATCACCACGTATGACGATGAGCTTTTCCAAGAAGAGATGGAATTCCTAGGTGGGCAAAAAGCGCGTCTACTGTTTGCTGAAGTAGCACAGAACATCAAACCAGTATCTCCAGCACAAGGCGACCACGTTGCACGTTCTATTATCTTAGAGAACGCATTGATGGAAGTACTTGATGAAGGCAAAGACATCAAGACTGCGCTTAAAGAGGCAGAGCGTCTAATCAAGCGTCGCACGCGTAATCTTTAA
- a CDS encoding aldose 1-epimerase, producing MFKIINEKFGNIDSVTLINHQHGIELQIINGFGAVINKYIVNNSPFSFICGYQNYDELINQHPFFSRSAKLFPFPNRLNLGRYSFDNQNHQLPANFPWSDHAVHGLLYNQPFSITNNVATEESASVTLQYQTSSLHPAFPFALNLEVTFTIDVTGRLTSSTTVSNLGDSAFPFGDAWHPYFSLGTELAQCGLAMSPCSEVIHENDLPNGEKHAFDRLSLDDSLTNQSLNHCFEFDSKTTNQLAFTRSDSSAAIRYQQDESYPFVQLYTPTSEQSIAIEPMTCPADAFNNQIGLLTLSPNQSQTFTWQCQATYQPT from the coding sequence ATGTTTAAAATTATAAATGAAAAATTTGGAAATATTGACTCTGTCACATTAATAAACCACCAACATGGTATAGAACTTCAAATAATCAATGGATTTGGTGCTGTTATTAATAAGTATATCGTAAATAACAGTCCATTCTCTTTTATTTGTGGTTATCAGAATTATGATGAACTGATCAACCAACATCCGTTCTTTTCCCGCAGTGCTAAATTATTCCCTTTTCCAAACCGTTTAAACTTAGGTCGTTACAGTTTCGATAACCAAAACCATCAACTCCCAGCTAATTTTCCTTGGTCTGATCACGCCGTACACGGCCTGCTCTACAACCAACCTTTTTCAATCACAAACAACGTAGCCACTGAAGAATCCGCCAGTGTGACGTTGCAGTATCAAACATCGTCTTTGCACCCTGCTTTCCCGTTTGCTCTCAACCTTGAAGTCACCTTCACGATTGACGTCACGGGTAGACTCACTTCCTCAACGACCGTCTCTAATCTTGGTGATTCAGCTTTCCCATTCGGTGATGCTTGGCACCCTTATTTTTCACTCGGCACTGAGCTAGCACAATGTGGACTCGCTATGTCGCCTTGCTCTGAGGTCATACACGAAAACGACCTACCCAATGGTGAAAAGCACGCTTTTGATCGTTTGTCTTTGGACGATTCACTCACCAATCAAAGCTTAAATCATTGCTTTGAATTTGATTCCAAGACAACCAATCAACTTGCATTTACGCGCTCAGATTCGTCTGCCGCAATTCGCTACCAACAAGATGAAAGCTACCCATTCGTTCAGCTGTACACGCCGACTAGCGAGCAAAGTATTGCAATAGAACCAATGACTTGCCCAGCCGACGCATTCAATAACCAGATTGGCTTATTGACGCTTAGCCCGAACCAATCTCAAACCTTTACTTGGCAATGCCAAGCCACCTATCAGCCAACATAA
- a CDS encoding GH1 family beta-glucosidase, whose translation MNKYQLPSDSKLRSKEFVFGVATSSYQIEGGVEEGGRTPSIWDTFCKTPGKVDNGDNGDVACDHYHLWKQDIEMIQGLGVDAYRLSIAWPRILPQDGVVNQQGLEFYGQIIDECHARGMKVYVTLYHWDLPQYLEDKGGWLNRETSYKFAEYAEVVSKYFGDNIDVYTTLNEPFVSAFLGYRWGEHAPGIKGEKEGYLASHHLMLAHGLAMPILRKNAPHAKHGVVFNATPAYPLTPQDQAAADYCEAENYHWFIDPVLKGEYPQLVVERQAMNMPMILEGDLDIISAPVDYIGINYYTRNVARFNENGDIESVKQTDAEHTYIGWEINPQGLTDLLVRLDARYENMPPIYITENGAAGNDERVNGQVMDEQRVRYFQGHIEAVHNAVEAGVKVDGYFAWSLMDNFEWAFGYCQRFGIVHVDYTTQERTLKQSAIAYRNMLLERAEENR comes from the coding sequence ATGAATAAATATCAACTTCCAAGTGATTCAAAGTTACGCAGTAAGGAATTTGTATTCGGTGTCGCGACATCTTCATACCAAATTGAAGGCGGCGTTGAAGAGGGCGGTCGTACACCGTCTATCTGGGACACTTTCTGTAAGACGCCGGGTAAGGTCGATAACGGCGACAATGGTGATGTGGCGTGTGACCACTACCACTTATGGAAACAAGATATCGAGATGATTCAAGGCTTAGGCGTTGATGCTTACCGTCTCTCTATTGCATGGCCGCGCATCCTGCCACAAGACGGTGTCGTGAACCAGCAAGGCCTAGAGTTTTACGGTCAGATCATCGACGAGTGTCATGCTCGCGGCATGAAAGTGTATGTGACTTTGTACCACTGGGATCTACCGCAATATCTTGAAGATAAGGGTGGCTGGTTAAACCGCGAAACGTCTTACAAATTCGCAGAATACGCAGAAGTGGTGAGCAAATACTTTGGTGACAACATCGATGTGTACACCACGCTGAATGAACCGTTTGTGTCTGCATTCCTAGGCTACCGCTGGGGCGAACATGCGCCAGGCATCAAGGGCGAAAAAGAGGGCTACCTAGCATCTCACCACCTAATGCTGGCACATGGTTTGGCAATGCCGATCCTTCGCAAGAATGCACCTCACGCTAAGCATGGTGTGGTATTCAACGCGACGCCAGCTTACCCGCTGACGCCACAAGACCAAGCGGCAGCAGATTACTGCGAAGCCGAGAATTACCACTGGTTCATCGACCCAGTATTAAAAGGCGAGTACCCACAGCTGGTGGTTGAACGCCAAGCGATGAACATGCCTATGATCCTTGAAGGTGACTTAGACATCATCAGTGCTCCTGTTGATTACATCGGTATCAACTACTACACACGCAATGTCGCTCGCTTTAATGAGAACGGCGACATTGAATCGGTGAAACAAACCGATGCTGAACACACTTACATTGGCTGGGAGATCAACCCACAAGGTCTAACCGACTTATTGGTAAGACTGGATGCTCGTTACGAAAATATGCCACCTATCTACATCACAGAAAATGGTGCAGCGGGCAACGATGAACGAGTAAATGGACAAGTGATGGACGAGCAACGAGTTCGTTATTTCCAAGGTCATATCGAAGCGGTTCACAACGCCGTTGAAGCGGGCGTGAAAGTTGATGGCTACTTCGCTTGGAGCCTGATGGATAACTTTGAGTGGGCATTCGGTTACTGCCAGCGTTTTGGCATTGTCCATGTTGACTACACCACCCAAGAAAGAACATTGAAACAGAGCGCAATTGCGTACAGAAATATGCTTCTAGAGCGCGCTGAGGAGAACAGATAA
- a CDS encoding ABC transporter ATP-binding protein — MAKVEFKNIKKSFGDVEVVKEFDFTVEDGEFVVFLGPSGCGKSTTLRMLAGLESISSGDIVVGGKLMNKVDAKDRDLAMVFQSYALYPHMTVYENIAFALKLKGMPKAEIDVEVLKAAKMLELDPLLNRKPKELSGGQRQRVAMGRAMVRTPKVFLFDEPLSNLDAKLRGVMREEIKHLHRELKTTTIYVTHDQIEAMTLADRIVILKDGYVAQVGTPTEVFQRPANKFVAQFIGNPSMNMLEAKLIEKEGEYFVEIGDVHIPLPERFKSLASKNLALHFGVRPTDIHLRAEQVDHDRVLPFPVKIKDKELLGASILLKTEIGGQPLMVETQAAEVDVKDLTLYLDLDAFHLFDALSENSLAS, encoded by the coding sequence ATGGCTAAAGTAGAATTTAAGAACATCAAAAAATCATTCGGTGATGTTGAAGTCGTCAAAGAGTTTGATTTTACGGTTGAAGACGGTGAGTTCGTGGTTTTCCTTGGCCCATCTGGCTGTGGTAAATCGACAACGCTACGCATGCTAGCTGGCCTTGAAAGCATCAGTTCTGGTGACATTGTAGTTGGCGGCAAGCTGATGAATAAAGTCGACGCGAAAGACCGTGATTTAGCGATGGTATTCCAAAGCTACGCACTGTATCCGCACATGACGGTATACGAGAACATCGCATTTGCTCTTAAACTGAAGGGCATGCCAAAAGCAGAAATCGACGTAGAAGTGCTAAAAGCGGCGAAAATGCTAGAGCTTGATCCGCTACTGAACCGTAAGCCAAAAGAGCTTTCTGGTGGTCAGCGTCAGCGTGTAGCAATGGGCCGCGCAATGGTTCGTACACCTAAGGTCTTCTTGTTTGATGAGCCGTTATCTAACCTAGATGCAAAACTTCGTGGCGTAATGCGTGAAGAGATCAAACACCTACACCGTGAACTAAAAACCACAACGATCTACGTAACACATGATCAGATCGAAGCGATGACACTGGCGGATCGCATCGTGATCCTAAAAGACGGTTATGTTGCTCAAGTTGGTACACCAACCGAGGTGTTCCAGCGTCCTGCAAACAAGTTCGTCGCGCAATTCATTGGTAACCCATCAATGAACATGTTGGAAGCAAAACTGATTGAAAAAGAAGGCGAGTACTTCGTTGAAATCGGTGATGTTCATATCCCACTGCCTGAACGCTTTAAGTCTCTGGCATCTAAGAACCTAGCGCTGCATTTTGGTGTTCGTCCAACAGACATCCACCTACGTGCCGAGCAAGTTGACCACGACCGCGTGCTGCCATTCCCTGTGAAAATCAAAGACAAGGAACTACTGGGCGCAAGCATTCTTCTGAAAACAGAAATTGGCGGTCAACCGCTGATGGTTGAAACCCAAGCAGCTGAAGTGGATGTAAAAGATCTGACGCTTTACTTGGATTTGGATGCTTTCCACTTGTTCGATGCATTGAGTGAGAACTCGCTAGCGAGCTGA
- a CDS encoding carbohydrate ABC transporter permease — protein sequence MNHTASTTIEPADKSLFSRLNLKALTPYGFLLPFLIIFSVFGIFPLLFSVYLSFHEWNPVRGMDAMEFVGFENYHIALTDPWLWRSLKNTLWLAITSGVAQHLVAIPVAYMLVSMGDRMRHWLTSAYFLPFITSTVAASLIFFNMYSPNSGIINQTLMALADSTLFGWAFAWVNDFQPIRWLDDATMVKPSIAIMVFWKYTGFNIVLYTTGLMTIPKDILEAARMDGANAFRRFWNISLPMIRPFIFFAITMTIIGNLQMFEEPFVLTRGTGGTGQSGLTISMYLYKVGWEWLEMGTASAISWLLFALIATCTLVQFLLFGKKGLGEH from the coding sequence ATGAATCATACAGCGAGCACAACGATAGAACCTGCGGACAAAAGCCTTTTTTCTCGTCTAAATTTGAAAGCGCTTACACCGTATGGATTTCTTCTGCCGTTTCTGATCATTTTTTCTGTATTTGGGATCTTCCCGCTGTTGTTCTCTGTTTACCTGTCGTTCCACGAGTGGAACCCGGTAAGAGGCATGGATGCGATGGAGTTCGTTGGTTTTGAGAACTATCACATTGCTTTAACGGACCCATGGCTATGGCGTTCATTGAAGAACACGCTTTGGCTAGCGATCACTTCAGGCGTGGCTCAGCACTTAGTCGCTATTCCAGTAGCTTACATGTTGGTTTCAATGGGTGACCGTATGCGTCACTGGCTAACATCGGCGTACTTTCTACCGTTCATTACATCAACGGTCGCAGCGTCACTGATTTTCTTCAATATGTACTCTCCTAACTCAGGAATTATTAACCAAACGCTAATGGCACTAGCCGATAGCACGCTGTTTGGTTGGGCATTCGCTTGGGTTAACGATTTCCAACCCATCCGTTGGTTAGACGATGCCACTATGGTGAAGCCGTCTATCGCAATCATGGTTTTCTGGAAATACACCGGTTTTAACATCGTCCTTTACACCACAGGTTTAATGACGATTCCTAAAGACATCTTAGAAGCTGCACGTATGGATGGTGCCAATGCCTTCCGCCGCTTCTGGAACATTTCACTACCAATGATTCGTCCATTCATCTTCTTTGCTATCACGATGACCATCATCGGTAACCTGCAAATGTTTGAAGAACCGTTCGTACTAACACGTGGTACAGGTGGTACTGGCCAATCTGGTTTAACTATCTCGATGTACCTCTACAAAGTGGGTTGGGAATGGCTAGAAATGGGCACAGCATCTGCTATCTCGTGGTTACTGTTTGCACTCATCGCGACTTGTACATTGGTTCAATTTTTACTCTTCGGTAAGAAAGGCTTAGGGGAACATTAA